GTTCGATACACCCTGACGCCCGAGGTAACGGTACCGAAATCGGAACCGTCCGAAATGACGTTGGCGGTCCGCCCCATGGAGACCGCGCGCCCCTATGGTCAGGCGATCGTCTATCTCGACGCAAACAACGAACTCGGCCAGTATGAGAATGTCGAGTGGGCCGAACTCCCGCGCGATACGGTATTGCGCACATTGATGGACGCTGTAATTGCCACGGGCCGTTTCGCGGACGTGGGCATTGCGCAGAACATGAGCCAGCCGGACCTCATTCTTACGGGGCAACTGCGCCGGTTCGATCTGGACCGCAC
This sequence is a window from Candidatus Hydrogenedentota bacterium. Protein-coding genes within it:
- a CDS encoding ABC-type transport auxiliary lipoprotein family protein yields the protein MLGVETGIVHCGGVVRGLRIVCALVALLAVAGCATRSYTPTVRYTLTPEVTVPKSEPSEMTLAVRPMETARPYGQAIVYLDANNELGQYENVEWAELPRDTVLRTLMDAVIATGRFADVGIAQNMSQPDLILTGQLRRFDLDRT